One region of Acidobacteriota bacterium genomic DNA includes:
- a CDS encoding division/cell wall cluster transcriptional repressor MraZ, producing MELSELMGHAPAKVDAKGRIKIPTAFRSIIEERYGNECFITSFEGDKALLYPIPVWREFNARLAKVPSTSPSKRKLMERVHYYGQTSTIDGQGRVLLPAVLRDRAGLDGEVVVLGSSDHLIVWSQAAIDQRMSEDPLTDEDYRELELHGV from the coding sequence GTGGAACTGAGCGAGCTCATGGGGCATGCCCCGGCCAAAGTCGATGCGAAGGGGAGGATCAAGATTCCCACGGCATTTCGCTCGATCATCGAGGAGAGATACGGAAACGAGTGTTTCATCACCTCCTTCGAAGGCGACAAGGCCCTCCTCTACCCGATTCCGGTCTGGCGCGAGTTCAATGCCCGTCTGGCAAAGGTGCCGAGCACATCCCCTTCGAAGCGCAAGCTGATGGAGCGGGTGCACTACTACGGCCAGACCTCCACGATCGACGGACAGGGAAGGGTGCTCCTGCCGGCAGTTCTCCGCGATCGCGCGGGACTCGACGGGGAAGTCGTCGTGCTCGGAAGCAGTGATCATCTGATCGTGTGGAGTCAGGCGGCGATCGATCAGCGGATGAGCGAAGACCCGCTGACGGATGAAGACTACAGGGAGCTCGAGCTTCACGGGGTGTGA
- the rsmH gene encoding 16S rRNA (cytosine(1402)-N(4))-methyltransferase RsmH produces MTHEPVLLKEVVELVRPVAPAGVIVDATVGLGGHSEALLERWPEAELIGIDRDPMALEASADRLGRFGDRVRLIEGRHELLIEILKSAGVKRIDALVADLGVSSMQFDTAERGFSFRQDAPLDMRMGREGRTAADLVNELPEQELAGILRKYGEEPKARAIAAAIVRARRSEPIRTTAALAAIIREVSRPARNRIDPATLTFQALRIAVNEEIEGLAGFVRDGVEVLAAGGRIGIISFHSLEDRAVKQTLRELTGECRCPPRLPECVCDPVERVSLVERKAIKASAEEVDRNPRSRSARLRVAERLQIEEA; encoded by the coding sequence ATGACGCACGAGCCGGTTCTTTTAAAAGAGGTTGTCGAGCTGGTCAGACCGGTGGCCCCGGCCGGAGTCATCGTCGATGCGACGGTGGGCCTGGGTGGGCACAGCGAAGCGCTGCTGGAGCGCTGGCCGGAAGCGGAACTGATCGGCATCGACAGGGATCCGATGGCGCTGGAAGCGTCGGCGGATCGACTCGGGCGGTTTGGAGATCGGGTGAGGTTGATCGAAGGACGGCACGAGCTGCTCATTGAGATTCTGAAGTCTGCAGGAGTGAAGCGGATCGACGCGCTGGTCGCGGATCTCGGGGTGTCGTCGATGCAGTTCGACACGGCGGAGCGCGGCTTTTCGTTTCGCCAGGACGCGCCTCTCGACATGAGGATGGGTCGTGAAGGGCGGACGGCCGCGGATCTGGTCAACGAGCTGCCGGAGCAGGAGCTGGCCGGGATTCTCCGGAAGTACGGGGAGGAGCCGAAGGCGCGGGCGATCGCCGCCGCGATCGTGCGAGCGCGTCGATCGGAGCCGATCAGGACGACCGCGGCTCTCGCGGCGATCATCCGGGAAGTCAGCCGCCCGGCGCGCAACAGGATCGATCCAGCCACGCTGACGTTTCAGGCGCTTCGCATCGCGGTGAACGAGGAGATCGAGGGGCTGGCCGGGTTCGTCCGGGACGGAGTCGAAGTCCTGGCGGCCGGGGGTCGCATCGGGATCATCTCCTTTCATTCGCTGGAGGATCGCGCGGTGAAGCAGACGCTGCGGGAGCTCACGGGGGAATGTCGATGTCCTCCGAGGCTGCCTGAATGCGTTTGCGACCCGGTGGAGCGCGTGAGTCTGGTGGAGCGGAAGGCGATCAAGGCCTCGGCCGAGGAAGTGGATCGCAATCCGAGGTCACGGAGCGCACGGCTTCGGGTTGCCGAGCGACTGCAGATCGAGGAAGCGTGA
- a CDS encoding penicillin-binding protein 2 — protein sequence MSLQRKRMIVLFALLTVWAGGVVARLAWIQLARHDHYVAKAARQHERTIQLTPLRGSIYDARSRLLAESAAAPSIYVDPQAIRNVDLDAAALSRIGGIGLSEEALRDRLSGSNEFAWVARQVDTGTWDQVRALSIPGVHSVEEHRRVYPNRSLLANVLGIVGVDGGGLGGLEHSLDRFVRGESGVMTVIRDARRGMYLLDADTKGAVDGYDLRLTVDEVIQHFTESALEQGVRSSGAKAGVAIVMEPHSGAILAMASEPSFDPNDYGRYPQSSWRNRAVQDIYEPGSTFKIVTAAAAVEEGVVTPSQLVDCGEGRIDVAGVTIRDHGGHQYGIISFEDVLVKSSNVGTIQVAMALGPRRLHDYARAFGFGEQTGLELPGEAAGILRPVDRWSGVSTASIAIGQEIAATPLQMLIGTCVIANGGLRVVPRIVDRVSDENGQTVYEPEPIEPVRVISERTAALMNEMLKAVVDRGTGAKASLSNHKVAGKTGTAQKAVGGRYSDTLSVASFTGYVPADRPRIAIVVLLDEPQSSQYGGEVAGPVFRAIAEQTLRYLEVDSAQPGERRMRIERPIRIAATVEAPAGRTTLARGDGGVSR from the coding sequence ATGAGTCTGCAGCGGAAGCGGATGATCGTTCTGTTCGCGCTTCTGACCGTTTGGGCCGGTGGCGTCGTGGCGCGCCTCGCCTGGATTCAGCTCGCGCGGCACGACCACTACGTCGCCAAGGCGGCGCGACAGCACGAGCGGACGATTCAGCTGACACCGCTGCGAGGCTCGATCTACGACGCGCGCAGCCGTCTTCTCGCGGAGAGCGCGGCAGCCCCCTCCATCTACGTCGATCCCCAGGCCATTCGGAATGTCGATCTCGACGCGGCCGCATTGTCGCGGATTGGAGGGATCGGACTCTCCGAGGAAGCGCTGAGAGACCGCCTGAGCGGGTCGAATGAATTCGCGTGGGTTGCACGACAGGTGGACACGGGCACGTGGGACCAGGTACGGGCGCTGTCGATTCCGGGGGTCCACTCCGTCGAGGAGCATCGCCGCGTCTATCCGAATCGCAGTCTGCTCGCCAATGTTCTGGGGATCGTCGGCGTCGATGGAGGAGGGTTGGGCGGACTCGAACATTCTCTCGATCGATTCGTGCGCGGCGAATCCGGTGTGATGACCGTGATTCGCGACGCTCGTCGCGGGATGTATCTGCTCGACGCGGACACGAAGGGGGCGGTCGACGGCTACGATCTGAGGCTGACCGTGGACGAGGTCATCCAGCACTTCACCGAGTCGGCCCTCGAACAGGGCGTGCGGAGCTCGGGCGCAAAGGCCGGCGTGGCAATCGTGATGGAACCGCACAGCGGTGCGATCCTCGCCATGGCCTCGGAGCCTTCCTTCGATCCGAATGATTACGGGCGATATCCGCAGTCGTCGTGGCGTAACCGCGCGGTTCAGGACATCTATGAACCCGGCTCGACGTTCAAGATCGTGACTGCCGCGGCGGCGGTCGAGGAAGGGGTCGTGACCCCGTCGCAGCTGGTCGATTGTGGCGAGGGAAGAATCGATGTGGCGGGAGTGACGATCCGTGACCACGGTGGCCATCAATACGGAATCATTTCTTTCGAGGATGTTCTCGTGAAGTCCTCGAACGTAGGGACAATCCAGGTGGCGATGGCACTCGGACCGAGGCGATTGCACGATTACGCGAGAGCGTTCGGCTTCGGAGAGCAGACGGGGCTCGAGTTGCCGGGCGAAGCCGCGGGGATTCTGAGACCTGTCGATCGCTGGTCGGGTGTTTCCACGGCTTCGATCGCGATTGGACAGGAGATAGCGGCAACCCCCCTGCAGATGCTGATCGGAACCTGTGTCATCGCGAACGGAGGTCTGCGAGTGGTCCCACGGATCGTCGACCGCGTGAGCGATGAAAATGGCCAGACCGTCTATGAGCCCGAGCCGATCGAGCCCGTTCGAGTCATCTCGGAACGGACGGCCGCGCTCATGAACGAGATGCTCAAGGCGGTCGTCGATCGTGGGACGGGAGCAAAAGCTTCGCTGTCGAACCACAAAGTCGCGGGAAAGACGGGCACTGCGCAGAAAGCTGTCGGAGGCCGTTACTCGGACACCCTGTCGGTCGCGTCGTTCACCGGCTATGTGCCGGCAGATCGTCCGCGGATCGCAATTGTCGTGCTTCTCGATGAGCCTCAGTCGTCCCAGTACGGAGGGGAAGTCGCCGGCCCGGTCTTCCGAGCCATTGCGGAGCAGACTCTTCGCTACCTCGAGGTGGACTCGGCGCAGCCGGGCGAACGAAGGATGCGGATCGAACGTCCGATTCGAATCGCGGCCACCGTCGAGGCGCCTGCCGGTCGAACGACGCTCGCGCGGGGAGACGGTGGGGTCTCGCGATGA
- a CDS encoding UDP-N-acetylmuramoyl-L-alanyl-D-glutamate--2,6-diaminopimelate ligase — protein sequence MKLSAVLAAIEAEHLSGPADVEISSVESDSRRCSKGSLFVAIRGFEQDGSQFVPAAAERGAVAALVETEIGPVDGVSIWKMPNGRIALARAAAALFDHPAEKLRIIGVTGTSGKTTITRMIEAILDKTGDPVGLIGTIEYRAGKVREVADRTTPDAAVLQEWFARMVDEGVDRAVMEVSSHALALHRTLGVTFAAAVFTNLSRDHFDFHADFEDYYAAKRRLFDQIPEQGRLAVVNLDDSYGRRLIDEIGMDRCLTFGTGREAAIRPAGDLTISTDGIRGHLETPRGRVAIESPILGMPNLYNWMAAVGAALTVDVEIPVIERGIASLETIPGRFERVGSGSPEAPAVIVDYAHKPDALEKLIHAVRELAEGRHVWVVFGCGGDRDKGKRPLMGEVASRLADRVVITSDNPRREDPRAIIDEIVRGCGARDKIEIIVERREAIARTIHEAPSDVVIVIAGKGHEDYQVVGDRIEHFDDREEAEEALAGRKNSVNR from the coding sequence ATGAAGTTGTCGGCCGTACTCGCCGCGATCGAAGCCGAACATCTCTCGGGTCCGGCTGACGTCGAGATCTCTTCGGTCGAGTCCGACTCGCGCCGGTGCTCGAAAGGGAGCCTGTTCGTCGCAATCCGTGGATTCGAGCAGGATGGCTCGCAGTTCGTCCCCGCAGCCGCCGAGCGGGGCGCGGTCGCCGCGCTCGTAGAGACGGAGATCGGCCCCGTCGATGGCGTTTCGATCTGGAAGATGCCGAACGGCAGGATTGCGCTCGCTCGAGCGGCCGCGGCGCTGTTCGATCACCCGGCGGAGAAGCTCCGGATCATCGGCGTGACGGGAACATCCGGCAAGACGACGATCACGAGAATGATCGAAGCGATTCTCGACAAGACCGGTGATCCGGTCGGCCTGATCGGAACGATCGAGTATCGCGCGGGAAAAGTTCGCGAGGTGGCGGATCGCACGACCCCGGATGCGGCGGTGCTCCAGGAATGGTTCGCGCGCATGGTCGACGAAGGGGTCGATCGCGCGGTGATGGAGGTCTCTTCGCACGCGCTCGCTCTTCACCGGACGCTCGGGGTGACGTTCGCCGCCGCGGTTTTCACGAATCTGTCGCGGGACCATTTCGACTTTCATGCGGACTTCGAGGATTACTACGCCGCGAAGAGACGGCTCTTCGATCAGATTCCGGAGCAGGGCCGCCTGGCAGTCGTCAATCTCGACGATTCGTACGGCCGGCGCCTGATCGATGAGATCGGAATGGATCGCTGTCTGACGTTCGGCACCGGCCGGGAAGCCGCCATCCGGCCCGCCGGCGATCTGACGATCTCGACCGACGGGATCCGCGGCCATCTCGAAACGCCCCGGGGCCGGGTCGCCATCGAGTCTCCCATCCTCGGAATGCCGAACCTCTACAACTGGATGGCGGCGGTCGGGGCAGCTCTCACGGTGGATGTCGAGATACCGGTGATCGAGCGCGGGATCGCCTCTCTCGAGACGATTCCCGGACGGTTCGAGCGGGTAGGCTCGGGCTCGCCCGAAGCACCGGCAGTCATCGTCGACTATGCCCATAAGCCGGATGCGCTCGAAAAGCTGATCCACGCCGTCCGGGAGCTCGCGGAGGGGCGGCATGTCTGGGTCGTTTTCGGCTGCGGCGGCGATCGCGACAAGGGGAAGCGCCCGCTCATGGGAGAGGTCGCGTCGCGGCTCGCCGACCGCGTCGTGATTACGAGCGACAATCCGCGCCGGGAAGATCCGCGCGCGATCATCGACGAGATCGTGCGCGGCTGCGGAGCTCGCGACAAGATCGAGATCATCGTCGAGAGGCGTGAAGCGATTGCACGCACGATCCATGAAGCGCCCTCCGACGTGGTCATTGTGATCGCGGGGAAAGGACACGAGGACTATCAGGTCGTCGGTGATCGAATCGAGCATTTCGACGATCGTGAAGAAGCAGAAGAGGCATTGGCCGGAAGAAAGAATTCTGTTAATAGATAA
- a CDS encoding UDP-N-acetylmuramoyl-tripeptide--D-alanyl-D-alanine ligase, with protein sequence MASLTFARIAELTGGIVDAGGEVETTRVVIDSRETDESSVFFAIRGERHDGHTFLDSALERAVGAVVDRPVTAPPGKGIVRVSDTTTALQALATGIRRAIDPQVAGVTGSAGKTTTKEMLATLVETERRTWRTAGNFNNHIGLPLSLANSPDDTEAIIAEMGMSGPGEIALLARIAEPDLGVYTTIQPVHIEFFDSIDGIAAAKRELLENMRQDGTVVINANDRRVVAIAEGFPGRIVSYGVEVEADYLAENLQLRGLLGSTFDLVSEGETRPIELSQPGRFNLENLLAAIAGARSLGISWDGVMKGIGRVRPASHRGELVEIDGYTLYDDTYNSNPHALSSALELLAKADAKGRRIAVIGDMLELGRNEKKFHYDAGNLAPASIDAIVAVGERSRSVLEGAIDAGFERANLFHFTDAVSAAEFLKTFLGEDDLVLLKASRGIGLDRVIEILRGNG encoded by the coding sequence ATGGCCAGCCTGACCTTTGCCCGCATAGCGGAGCTGACGGGTGGGATCGTCGACGCGGGCGGCGAGGTCGAGACCACCCGAGTCGTGATCGACAGCCGGGAGACCGACGAGAGCTCGGTCTTCTTCGCCATACGAGGGGAGCGCCATGACGGACATACCTTTCTCGACTCGGCGCTCGAGCGGGCGGTAGGAGCAGTCGTCGACCGGCCCGTCACGGCACCGCCTGGAAAGGGAATCGTCCGGGTCTCCGACACGACGACGGCACTGCAGGCGCTCGCGACCGGGATTCGTCGGGCGATCGATCCTCAGGTTGCCGGGGTGACGGGCTCGGCCGGGAAGACCACGACCAAGGAGATGCTGGCGACGCTGGTCGAGACGGAGCGCCGCACCTGGCGAACCGCCGGTAATTTCAACAATCACATCGGATTGCCCCTCAGTCTCGCCAACTCGCCGGACGACACCGAAGCGATCATCGCGGAGATGGGGATGAGCGGTCCCGGCGAGATCGCCCTGCTGGCTCGGATCGCGGAGCCGGATCTCGGCGTTTACACGACGATTCAGCCGGTGCACATCGAGTTCTTCGATTCGATCGACGGGATCGCGGCTGCGAAGCGCGAACTGCTCGAGAACATGCGTCAGGACGGCACGGTCGTCATCAACGCGAACGATCGCCGAGTCGTTGCGATTGCGGAGGGCTTTCCGGGACGGATCGTTTCCTATGGAGTCGAAGTCGAAGCCGACTACCTGGCCGAAAACCTGCAGCTCCGCGGACTGCTCGGGTCGACTTTCGATCTCGTGTCGGAAGGGGAGACGCGTCCGATCGAGCTGAGCCAGCCCGGCCGGTTCAATCTCGAGAATTTGCTCGCTGCGATTGCCGGAGCGCGATCGCTCGGCATCAGCTGGGACGGGGTGATGAAAGGTATCGGGCGAGTCCGGCCCGCCAGTCACCGGGGAGAGCTCGTCGAGATCGATGGCTACACCTTGTACGACGATACCTACAACTCGAATCCGCACGCCCTCAGCAGTGCGCTGGAGTTGCTGGCGAAAGCCGACGCGAAGGGGCGCCGGATCGCCGTGATCGGCGACATGCTGGAGCTGGGGCGGAACGAGAAGAAGTTCCATTACGACGCCGGCAATCTGGCGCCTGCGTCGATCGATGCGATCGTGGCAGTGGGGGAGCGGTCGAGGTCGGTGCTCGAGGGTGCGATCGATGCGGGGTTCGAGCGAGCGAATCTGTTCCATTTCACCGACGCGGTGAGTGCGGCGGAGTTCCTGAAGACATTTCTCGGCGAGGATGATCTGGTTCTTCTGAAGGCGTCACGTGGAATCGGACTCGATCGCGTGATCGAGATTCTTCGAGGGAACGGCTGA
- the mraY gene encoding phospho-N-acetylmuramoyl-pentapeptide-transferase, whose amino-acid sequence MLYYLLFPLREFISGFNVFRYITFRTAWAALTALAICFVIGPYLIRQLARIKAGQFIREEGPKSHQTKSGTPTMGGILIVLAILVPTILWADIMNPFIWIILFVTVSYAAIGFYDDFQKIAKRQNLGLTTKQKFSLQILVALIAALMMAYLPQLREQYNPNLTLPFFADLVIPLGVFYIPFVVLVLVGASNAVNLTDGLDGLAIGSVLVAAGTYAVLSYAAGNFTVSTYLRIASVQNAGELAVFCGAMVGASLGFLWFNAHPAKVFMGDVGSLALGGAIGCIALMIKQEILLVLVGGLFVLEALSVIIQVIAFKLTGRRVFRMSPLHHHFELSGWNETQVVVRFWIIAIIFALFSLSTLKLR is encoded by the coding sequence ATGCTTTATTACCTTCTCTTTCCTCTTCGAGAGTTCATCTCCGGGTTCAATGTCTTCCGCTACATCACGTTTCGAACAGCGTGGGCGGCGCTGACGGCGCTGGCCATCTGTTTCGTGATCGGGCCATACCTGATCCGCCAGCTCGCCCGGATCAAGGCGGGGCAGTTCATCCGGGAAGAGGGGCCGAAGTCGCACCAGACCAAGTCGGGAACACCGACGATGGGCGGCATCCTGATCGTGCTCGCGATTCTGGTCCCGACGATTCTCTGGGCCGACATCATGAATCCGTTCATCTGGATCATTCTGTTCGTCACGGTCAGCTATGCCGCGATCGGCTTCTATGACGATTTCCAGAAGATCGCGAAACGGCAGAATCTCGGGTTGACGACGAAGCAGAAGTTTTCGCTTCAGATTCTCGTCGCCCTGATCGCGGCGCTGATGATGGCGTATCTGCCCCAGCTTCGGGAGCAATACAATCCCAACCTGACGCTTCCTTTCTTCGCCGATCTGGTGATCCCGCTCGGGGTCTTCTACATACCGTTCGTCGTTCTGGTTCTCGTAGGTGCGTCGAACGCGGTGAATCTCACCGACGGCCTCGACGGGCTCGCGATCGGATCGGTTCTCGTCGCTGCGGGGACGTATGCGGTGCTCAGCTACGCGGCGGGCAACTTCACGGTCTCCACCTATCTCCGGATCGCCTCGGTTCAGAATGCCGGTGAGCTGGCGGTGTTCTGCGGGGCCATGGTCGGGGCTTCGCTCGGGTTTCTCTGGTTCAATGCGCATCCGGCGAAGGTATTCATGGGCGACGTCGGCTCGCTCGCGCTCGGCGGTGCAATTGGTTGTATCGCACTGATGATCAAGCAGGAGATCCTGCTGGTGCTCGTCGGCGGTCTCTTCGTCCTGGAGGCACTTTCAGTGATCATTCAGGTGATCGCCTTCAAACTGACCGGGCGACGGGTCTTTCGAATGTCGCCACTGCATCACCATTTCGAATTGTCGGGCTGGAACGAGACGCAGGTCGTCGTCCGATTCTGGATCATCGCGATCATTTTCGCGTTGTTCAGCCTGTCTACGCTGAAGTTGAGATAA
- the murD gene encoding UDP-N-acetylmuramoyl-L-alanine--D-glutamate ligase produces the protein MSTERVTVFGAARSGVAAANLLVRRGASVTVTDREEASALPLLDKLLPEAGRVLGGHPESVLENVDYVVLSPGIPATIEPLRTAREKGIPVISEIELAFRALRGEVIAVTGSNGKSTTTALIGEILDAAGLDPIVAGNIGAPLSEQVDLHRDRHYVIELSSFQLETLDTFRADVAILLNITPDHLDRYDSIEQYAEAKYRIFDRQRRDDVAILNAENRYCLRAASAAKRWCFSSKREVVPGAWATRDSLFVNIGRGGQAIPRSTLKLVGSANVENALAAWLAARAVNVSDEIVARAFETFRGLPHRMETVSERDQIRWINDSKGTNVDATIASLEGLPSGKVILILGGRDKGGDFRSMSEIVSRKAKVVLTIGEGAPKIEEALQDAVEVVSAGDLDKAVEIAASRARAGDVVLLSPACASFDQYRDFEERGEHFRRLATGAKEVAS, from the coding sequence GTGAGCACGGAGCGAGTTACGGTATTCGGGGCAGCGCGGTCGGGTGTCGCGGCTGCGAATCTCCTCGTGAGGAGGGGCGCATCCGTGACCGTGACCGACCGGGAGGAAGCCTCCGCTCTGCCGCTGCTCGACAAGCTGCTTCCCGAGGCCGGTCGCGTGCTCGGTGGACATCCCGAGTCAGTTCTCGAGAATGTCGACTACGTCGTCCTCAGCCCGGGAATCCCGGCAACCATCGAACCGCTCCGCACCGCCCGAGAGAAAGGAATCCCCGTGATCTCGGAGATCGAGCTGGCCTTTCGGGCGCTACGAGGGGAAGTCATTGCCGTGACGGGCTCGAATGGCAAGTCGACGACCACGGCTCTGATCGGAGAGATTCTCGATGCCGCGGGGCTCGACCCGATCGTCGCCGGAAACATCGGAGCTCCGCTGAGCGAACAGGTCGACCTCCACCGGGACCGTCACTATGTGATCGAGCTCTCCTCGTTCCAGCTGGAAACCCTCGATACGTTCCGCGCCGACGTCGCGATTCTTCTCAACATCACGCCCGACCATCTCGACCGCTACGATTCGATCGAGCAGTACGCCGAAGCGAAGTACCGGATTTTCGACCGCCAGCGCCGCGATGACGTCGCGATTCTCAACGCGGAGAACCGTTACTGTCTGCGTGCCGCGAGCGCGGCGAAGCGATGGTGCTTCTCGTCGAAGCGCGAGGTCGTACCCGGAGCCTGGGCCACCCGTGATTCTCTCTTCGTCAATATCGGCCGGGGGGGGCAGGCGATCCCTCGATCGACGCTGAAGCTGGTTGGATCGGCCAATGTCGAGAACGCCCTCGCGGCATGGCTCGCCGCTCGGGCGGTGAATGTGTCCGATGAGATCGTGGCGCGGGCGTTCGAGACGTTCCGGGGTCTGCCTCACCGGATGGAAACGGTGAGCGAGAGGGATCAGATCCGATGGATCAACGACTCGAAGGGGACGAACGTCGATGCGACGATTGCGTCTCTCGAAGGCCTTCCGTCCGGAAAGGTCATCCTGATTCTCGGAGGACGGGACAAGGGAGGCGACTTCCGCTCGATGTCGGAAATCGTCAGCCGGAAGGCGAAAGTCGTGCTGACGATCGGTGAGGGGGCGCCGAAGATCGAGGAGGCACTCCAGGATGCGGTCGAAGTGGTCTCGGCCGGCGATCTCGACAAGGCGGTCGAAATTGCGGCCAGCCGCGCGCGTGCGGGAGACGTCGTGCTGCTCTCGCCCGCATGTGCGAGCTTCGACCAGTACCGCGATTTCGAAGAGCGAGGCGAACATTTCAGGCGGCTGGCGACCGGCGCGAAGGAGGTCGCCTCATGA
- the ftsW gene encoding putative lipid II flippase FtsW yields MSRKLTYDRTLFGAALMILLIGLAMIYSASAIIAAQKTGISSPYHFFLRQCVFLAIGSFVMFAAMHLDLAKLRDWKFVLLTMTITVGALVAVLFQPAINGSRRWFSLGAFQAQPAEVAKLAVVIFLATQLAKREDRINELGSTLLPLAGILAIPLGLILLEPDFGTAAVLGTVVMTMLFVAGVTWRKILLFSLGGIPLVTALVLGAEYRRSRIMAFLHPESDPFGSGFQVMQSLIAFGTGGLTGVGIGSGRQKLFYLPEPHTDFIFAIVGEELGFIGSVILILLFAVVVWRGARIAWSSSDAFIRYAAVGLTVMIAVQALVNMSVALALLPTKGIPLPLVSYGGSSLIVTMAAAGLLLNMSQHTGRV; encoded by the coding sequence ATGAGCCGGAAGCTGACCTACGACCGTACACTCTTCGGCGCCGCGCTCATGATCCTGCTGATCGGGCTCGCGATGATCTACAGCGCCTCGGCGATCATCGCGGCGCAGAAGACCGGGATCTCGAGTCCCTACCACTTCTTCCTCAGACAGTGTGTTTTCCTCGCGATCGGATCGTTCGTGATGTTCGCCGCCATGCATCTCGATCTCGCGAAACTGAGGGACTGGAAGTTCGTTCTGCTCACGATGACGATCACTGTCGGTGCGCTGGTCGCCGTGCTGTTCCAGCCAGCCATCAACGGCTCCCGGCGATGGTTCTCGCTGGGTGCGTTCCAGGCGCAACCGGCGGAAGTCGCAAAGCTGGCGGTCGTGATCTTTCTCGCTACGCAGCTCGCAAAGAGGGAGGATCGGATCAACGAGCTCGGCTCGACGCTTCTCCCGCTCGCCGGCATCCTGGCGATTCCGCTCGGTCTGATTCTCCTCGAGCCCGATTTCGGTACGGCGGCCGTCCTCGGGACGGTCGTCATGACGATGCTCTTCGTCGCCGGCGTGACCTGGAGGAAAATCCTCCTCTTCTCTCTCGGAGGTATCCCCCTGGTCACGGCGCTGGTTCTCGGCGCCGAGTACCGGCGTTCCCGGATCATGGCCTTTCTTCATCCGGAGTCCGATCCATTCGGGTCTGGCTTCCAGGTTATGCAGAGCCTGATCGCATTCGGTACCGGTGGGCTGACCGGTGTCGGAATCGGAAGCGGAAGGCAGAAGCTCTTCTATCTTCCCGAGCCCCACACCGACTTCATCTTTGCGATCGTCGGGGAGGAGCTCGGTTTCATCGGATCGGTCATTCTCATCCTCCTGTTCGCGGTTGTCGTATGGAGAGGGGCGCGAATCGCCTGGTCGTCTTCGGATGCCTTCATTCGCTACGCCGCAGTCGGCCTGACCGTGATGATCGCGGTTCAGGCGCTCGTGAACATGAGTGTCGCGCTCGCGCTGCTTCCGACCAAAGGCATTCCTCTTCCACTCGTCAGCTACGGCGGATCCTCTTTGATCGTGACGATGGCAGCGGCGGGTCTTCTCCTCAACATGTCGCAACACACGGGGCGGGTATGA
- the murG gene encoding undecaprenyldiphospho-muramoylpentapeptide beta-N-acetylglucosaminyltransferase gives MSASKTLMIAGGGTGGHIYPAIAIAREWMARDPDRKVVFVGTRYGLEKEIVPREGFPLEFVEVRGLKGKSALETVKNLFRIPMAFPRAWRLISRHDPDALLGVGGYASGPVLLIGALRRRPTIVQEQNAYPGITNRILAKVATRIAVAFPRALEIFGREGTVTGNPVRSEFFELARTIAPGDVRPTLLVFGGSQGSHVLNETMLGALPGLAPLSGQLTILHQTGKADYERVRRAYEESAFPASGVTPYIDDMAARMASADLVLCRAGAITISELAAVGRASILVPFAHASDNHQEFNARQVESAGGAGVITEAELSPERLAATIRELIGDPRRLQLMGESSRKLATENSASAIVDLIEGTIPGD, from the coding sequence ATGAGCGCTTCGAAGACCCTGATGATCGCGGGCGGTGGGACCGGAGGGCACATCTATCCGGCGATTGCCATCGCCCGGGAGTGGATGGCCCGGGATCCCGACCGGAAGGTCGTCTTCGTCGGAACACGCTACGGACTCGAGAAGGAGATCGTCCCGCGCGAGGGATTTCCTCTGGAATTCGTCGAAGTCCGGGGACTGAAAGGGAAGTCTGCCCTGGAAACCGTCAAAAACCTTTTCCGGATACCGATGGCCTTTCCGCGCGCGTGGAGGCTCATCTCGAGACACGATCCCGATGCTCTGCTCGGCGTGGGAGGCTACGCCTCGGGGCCGGTGCTGCTGATCGGAGCGCTTCGCAGGAGGCCGACGATCGTCCAGGAACAGAACGCCTATCCCGGGATCACCAACCGGATCCTGGCAAAGGTCGCTACCCGGATTGCCGTGGCGTTTCCCAGGGCCCTCGAGATCTTTGGACGGGAGGGAACCGTAACGGGCAATCCGGTAAGGAGCGAGTTCTTCGAGCTAGCGCGGACGATTGCGCCGGGCGATGTCCGGCCGACGCTTCTGGTATTTGGTGGCAGCCAGGGCTCCCATGTCCTGAACGAAACGATGCTCGGTGCCCTGCCGGGCCTGGCACCGCTCTCCGGGCAACTCACCATTCTGCATCAGACGGGGAAGGCGGACTACGAACGGGTCCGCCGCGCCTACGAGGAGTCGGCGTTCCCCGCCTCAGGGGTGACTCCGTACATCGACGACATGGCGGCGCGGATGGCGTCGGCCGATCTGGTTCTCTGCCGCGCGGGCGCGATCACGATCAGCGAGCTGGCGGCGGTCGGAAGGGCATCGATCCTGGTGCCCTTCGCCCACGCCTCCGACAATCATCAGGAATTCAACGCCCGTCAGGTCGAGAGTGCGGGGGGTGCCGGGGTGATCACGGAGGCGGAACTGAGCCCCGAGCGACTGGCGGCAACGATTCGCGAGCTGATCGGTGATCCGAGAAGACTGCAACTGATGGGGGAGTCGTCGAGGAAGCTCGCGACGGAGAATTCGGCGAGTGCCATCGTCGACCTGATCGAGGGGACGATCCCGGGAGATTGA